A stretch of DNA from Cellulomonas xiejunii:
CGAGATGACGTTCGCGGACGACCTGCCGGAGGGGCACGCACCGACGGGCGACTCCCGGTGGCTCGAGGTCGTCCGGGGCATGCTCGACGACCCGACGTCCGCGTGGTGGGACGACCGCTCGACGCCGGGCGTCGTGGAGGGGCGTGACGACGTGCTCGCACGCGCGCTGGTGGCCGCGCGGCGCCAGCTCACCGCCCAGATCGGCAGCCGCACCAGCGACTGGGAGTGGGGACTGCTGCACACGGCCGCACCGCAGCACCCGGTGCTCGGCGGCGACGGTGTCCCGCGCGTGCTGCACCGCCTGGTGAACCCGGCACCGCAGCGCGTGGGCGGCGGATCCTCCATCGTGGACGCGACCAGCTGGGACGCGGCCACGGGGTCGTTCGCCGTGACGTCGGCGTCCTCCATGCGGATGGTCGTCGACCTGGGTGACCTCGACTCCTCGACCTGGGTGAACCTCACCGGCACGTCCGGCCACCCGGCGAGCAAGCACTACGACGACCAGTTCGAGGCGTGGGCGCAGGGCCGGCAGTTCCCGTGGCCGTACTCCCCGGCGGCGGTGGGCGCGGACGCGGTGGACCGCCAGACGCTCGTGCCGGTCGAGGACTGACGCCGACCGTCAGGCGCCCGGGGGAGCGGCGGGCTCGAAGCGGCGCCAGCCGTCGGGGGTCGCGACGCCCGTGACGGGCACGTCGTGCTCCTCGCGCGGGACCTCGTCGAGCACCTCGTCCTCGTGGACGAGCGCGATCACGGGCGCTCCCGGCCGCACGTGCGCCAGCACCCGGTCGTACCAGCCGCCGCCCTGACCCAGCCGTCCGCCGTGCGTGTCGACGGCGAGCGCCGGGACGAGCACGACGTCGGCGTCGGCGAGCCCGGCGGATCCCAGCGGTGCGCCGCTGGGCTCGGGCGGGCGTCCGGGGGCCCGCTCACGCATGTCGTCGGCGCCCGCGTACTCCGCCCAGTCGCGCTGCAGGCCTGTACCGAGCACGGGCAGCAGGAGCCGTACGCCGCGTTCCGCGAGGGCCTCGATGAGCGGACCGGTACCCGGCTCGGAGGGGCGTGAGGCGTAGATGCTCACGCAGCGCGCGGCTGTGACCTCGGGAATCGTGAGGACCACCTCGGCCAGCCGGAGTGCGACCTCCGTGCGCCGACGCGCCGACCGCTGCGATCGACGTGCCCTCACCTGGCGCCGCAGCTGGTCCTTCTCCTCGGCAGGATGACGAGGTCGGGCGCGGTGGGCCGTCGCGTCCGCATGGTCGTGCCAGGGGGGCTGGGCGACGGCGCTCATGGCACCAGTGTGACAAACCTCCGCGCCGGCGTGGGGCTGCGGCCCGGTCCGGTGCCGCGACAGCCGGGCCGCGAGGGCGCGGCGCGCGCCGAGCCGTGCGCCCGCAGCAGGCACAATGCGCGGATGAGATCGGTCCAGGATCACCTCGCCGCCGTGCTCGCCGCAGCGGTCCCGGTCCCCCCGCTCGACGTCGTCCTGCACGACGCAGCGGGCTGCATCCTGGCGGCCGACGTCGTCGCCCCGGTCGACGTACCGGCGGTGCCGGTGGCGGCCCGGGACGGGTACGCGGTCGCCGCGCACGACACGACCGGTGGCCCGCACCGGCAGGAGCTCCCGGTCGCGCACGACCTGCACGCGGGCAGCGCCGCGGGCCTGCGCCACGTGCCCGGCACGGCGGTCCGGGTCGCGTCGGGGGCACCGCTGCCTCTGGGCGCCGATGCGGTCGTCCCCGTCGAGGAGACGGACCGCGGGCAGGCGCGGGTCGCGTTCCAGCGTCCGGCGCGTCCCGGGCAGCACGTGCGTCGTGCGGGTGACGACGTGCGCGCGGGCGGGGTCGTCCTCACCGCGGGCACCCGCCTGGGGGCCCGGCAGATCGCGCTCGCGGCCGCGATGGGCCGTGGCCGCCTGCCCGTGCACCCGACGCCGCGCGTGGTGCTGCTGTCGGTCGGTGACGAGCTGGTCGAGCCGACGACGGCCGCCCGCCCGGGGACGGTCTTCGAGGTCGACGGGCACGCGCTCGAGACGGCCGTGCGCGACGCGGGGGCCACACCGGTCCGCGTCGGTGCGGTGCCGGACGACCACGCCGCCCTGCGCGAGACGCTCGAGGACCAGCTCGTGCGCGCGGACCTCGTCGTGCTCACCGGCGGGCTGTCGGAGCTCGCGCACGACACGGTCAAGGACGTCCTCGCGCCCCTGGGCACCGTGCGCCTGGACCACGTCGCCATGACCCCCGGGGCGCGGCAGGGCTTCGGGACCGTCGGTGCGCTCGGCCTGGACCTGACGGACGGGGACGGGCGGACGGTGCCGCTGTTCGCCCTGCAGGGGCACCCCGTCGCCGCGCAGGTGTCCTTCGAGGTGTTCGTCCGACCGGCGTTGCGCGCGATGGCCGGGCGCACCGAGCTGTTCCGTCCGTCCGTCACGGCGGTCGCCACGGAGGGCTGGGTGTCCCCGGCCGGGCTGCGTCAGTTCGTGCCCGCCAGCGTGCTGGGGTCCCCCGACGAGGGGTACCGTGCGACGCCTGTGGGTGACCCCTCGGCGCCGTCGATCACGGCCCTCGCGCACGCCAACGCGCTGGCGGTCGTCGGTGAGCGGGACCTTGCGGTGCATCCGGGCGACGTCGTGCACTGTCTTGTGCTGGAGGGGTGAGGACGTGGAGCACAGCTCACTGCCCGCCCGCGTCCACGGACGGAGGGGATGAGGGTGGCGGTCGGGTGGCCGGTCCAGCTGGTCGACGGCGACGTGCGCCTGCGGCCGCTGCGTCGTCGCGACGCCGACGCGTGGATGACCCTGCGCGGGCGCAACCTGGGGTGGCTGGAGCCGTGGGACGCGACGAGCCCGGAGCCGGTGCGGGGCCCGCGCCCGAGCTTCGGTCAGTTCGTGCGGGCCCTGTCCGCCCAGGCGCGCGAGGGCTCGGCGCTGCCGTTCGCGATCCAGCGGGCCGACCGGCTCGTGGGGCAGCTCACGGTGTCGTCCATCCAGTACGGGTCGCTGCGGTCCGCCGCCATCGGGTACTGGGTGTCCCAGGACGTCGCCGGGCAGGGGATCACCCCGACCGCCGTGGCGCTGGCGACCGACCACTGCTTCGGCGTGCTGGGCCTGCACCGCATCGAGGTCAACATCCGCCCGGAGAACGCGCCGTCGCTGCGCGTCGTCGAGAAGCTGGGCTTCCGCGACGAGGGCCTGCGCGTGCGGTACCTGCACATCCAGGGCCGCTGGTGCGACCACCGGACGTTCGCGCTGACGGTCGAGGACGTCCCCGAGGGGCTCGTGGAGCGGTGGCACCGTCGCCGCGCGACCGCCTGACGTCCGTCGCGGGACCCGACCGGAGGCACCGACGCGCGGGGGACGTCGACGCGACACGCCGCGTCGTTGCCGCATCGTGGCCCTCGGGGCCCCTACCGTCGTGACGTGAATGAACTCGCAGGCCCCGTGGCGCTCGCGCTCGTCGGCCTGTGGGCGGCGTATCTGGTGCCGCACCACCTGCGGCACCGTCAACGGTTGCTGGAGGCACGGGCCGACGACCGGTTCTCCGCGGGTCTGCGCGTCGTCGCGGTGGCGAGCAGCACGCGCCGCCGGCTGGGGCGCCGGGCCGCGGCGGCCGGGATGTGGGGACCGAGCACGACGGCACTGCTGACCCCGGGGACGGGGGTGCCGGCTGCGTACGTCGGCACGCTGACAGGAGGCACCACCGTGGACCGACCGCACGCCACACCCGAGCGCATCTCCGCCGAGGCCGCGCGCCGCCTGGCGCAGGCCCGCGCCGCCCGGGCGGCCGCTGCCGCGCGCCGCGGTGCTGCCGCGCGTCGCCGCGGTCTGCTCGCCGCCGTCCTGGCCGTCGCCTCCGTCGCGGCCTGGGTCGTGACGGGCGTCGCACCGGCGACGACGTGGGCCGTGGGTGCCGTCCCGACGGCGCTGCTCGCGTCCGTCGTCGTGCTGGGGCGCCGTGCCGTGCTCGCCGGGCACGCCGCGGACGCGCAGTGGGTCGCGACGATCGAGCGCGAGGAACGTCTCGCGGCGAGTCCGCGGACCGGGGCCACGCCGGTGGTGCGACCCCGCACGGGGGCGACGCCTGCGGTGCGACCGCGCACGGGGGCGACGCCTGCGGTGCGGGCCGATGCCGAGCCCGCTGCGCCGGTGCCGCTCGTCACGGGTCACGCCGTGCGCCCGTCGGACGCGCACACGGAGGTCTTCGAGCGCATCGTCGAGGACCGCGGGGAGTCCACGGGCCGTGCGCGTCACGTCACCGGGCAGGTCCCGGTCGTGCGTCCCTCGCGGGCGGTGCAGGAGCCTGCGGTCGACGACGCGCACGACGGCGCCCCGCAGGGCCAGGGCGACGCCGAGTGGTCGCCCGTGCGGGTCCCTCGTCCGACGTACGCGATGAAGGCGCCGGCCCCGCGCCGCACGCCGGCGCCCCTGGAGGAGGCGGACGCCGAGGCCTCGACGGTCCGCCGCCCGGCCGATGCCCCGACGGACGAGGTCGCCCCCGCAGCGCAGGAGCGGGACGTGGCCGCGGTCGAGGCGCCCACCGCGACGACCGGCAGCATCGACCTCAACGCGGTGCTCGCGCGCCGTCGCGCGGCCGGGCAGTAGCCGTCCGTCCGGCGTCCGCCGGGGCTGCCCGCGGACGAGCGCCGTGGACACCGCGACGGTCCCGGGGGCCGGTCGACGGTTTCGTCGCCGGGCGCCGGTGATGCTAGTGTGATCCCCGCTTCAAGGGGCTGTGGCGCAGTTGGTAGCGCGTCTCGTTCGCAATGAGAAGGTCAGGGGTTCGAATCCCCTCAGCTCCACCCCAGGATGCCGCAGGACGTCACCGACGTCCTGCGGCATCTGTCGTTCCAGCCCCTCGACGGAGCGTCGGTCCACCATGCCCGATGTGACCGGATTCACCAGCCCGGGTGATCTGATCGCTCCTACAGTCGTCGCATGAACGGACTCGCGCTCGCCCAGCAGAAGATGCGTGACGCCGACGTCGCCGCCACGGCCGTCGACGTCTTCACGCGGTTCTACGGTCTCCTGGAGTCCGGGAGCACCGGCCTGGTCCCGGAGGTGGACGTCGACCCGCTGACGGACGTCCCGCGCCTCGACGACCTCCAGGTCGACGACGCCGCAGCCGCCGAGGCCCTCGCCCGCACGGCGGTCGTCAAGCTCAACGGCGGCCTGGGCACGTCGATGGGCATGGACCGCGCGAAGTCGCTGCTGCCCGTGCGCGGCGGTCGCACGTTCCTCGACGTCATCGCCGACCAGGTGCTCGCCGCCCGCGCCGCGACCGGCGCGCGGCTCCCGCTGGTCCTCATGAACTCCTTCCGGACGCGCGACGACTCGCTCGCGGCCCTCGCCGTGTACCCGCAGCTGGCGGTCGACGGCGTGCCGCTGGACTTCCTGCAGAACCGGGTGCCGAAGCTCCTCGTGGACGGGTTGACACCGGTGACGTGGCAGGCCGACCCGACGCTCGAGTGGTGCCCGCCCGGCCACGGCGACCTGTACACGGCCCTCTACGCGTCCGGCGTGCTCGACGCGCTGCTGGCCGCCGGCTTCCGCTACGCGTCGGTCTCCAACTCCGACAACCTCGGGGCGACGCCGGACGCGCGCGTCGCGGGCTGGTTCGCGGCCTCGGGAGCACCGTTCGCCGCCGAGGTGGCGCTGCGCACGCCTGCCGACCGCAAGGGCGGCCACCTGGTCGTGCGGCGTGCCGACGGGCGGATCGTCCTGCGGGAGTCCGCCCAGACCGCGCCCGAGGACGCGCAGGCGGCCGCCGACATCGCGACGCACCGCTACTTCAACACCAACAACCTGTGGCTGGACCTCGAGGCCCTCGCCGCGGAGCTGGCCCGGACCGGCGGTGTGCTGGACCTGCCGCTGATCCGCAACGAGAAGAACGTGGACCCGACCGACCGGACGTCGCCCAGGGTCGTGCAGGTCGAGTCCGCGATGGGCGCGGCGATCGAGGTGTTCGACGGTGCTGCGGTCCTCGAGGTGGGGCGCGAGCGGTTCCTGCCCGTCAAGACGACCAACGACCTGCTGGTGCTGCGCTCCGACGTGTACGACGAGGACGACGCGCACCGGCTCGTCGCCGTGGTGGACGCGCCGTTCGTCGACCTGGACCCGGCGCACTACGCGCTCGTCGGGGACTTCGACGCCCGCGTGCCCCACGTGCCGTCACTGCGCGGGGCGACGTCGCTCACGGTCCGGGGCGCCTGGACGTTCGGGCAGGGGGTGCACGTGGTCGGCGACGCCGAGCTCGGCGGCGACGGGGGAGCGGTGCCCGACGGTGCGACGCTCGAGGCCCGGGGCGCCCGCGTGTGAGCGGACACGCCGAGGGCCGGCACCCGGCGTCGTGCGCCGCGGTGCCGGCCCTGGGAGCTCGCGGTCAGCGGCGCTTGCCCGCCCATCCCGCGTAGAGCGCGACGAACAGCGCCGCGAGCACGATCTGGATGACGACCTCGAGCACGTCGGGTCCCGACGTCTCGTCCCAGCCGGCCAGCGAGGCGATCCACGTACCGATGAGCGCGGCGACGATCCCGATGAGGATCGTCGCGATGATCGAGATCTTCTGGCGTCCGCGCACGAACAGCCGGCCGAGCGCGCCGATGATCGCGCCGACGACGATGGCGCTGATGATTCCGCCGATACCCATGTCCACTCCTCAGAAGTCAGGACCGATGACCGGTCGGGAAGGAAACTAGGGCACTCCCGGCAGTCGCGCCTGTCGAGGGCTCACGCGGCCTGCCGACGGCAACGATGCGCGGCACGCTGCGTCCCACCCCCGCAGGGGCCTCGACACCGGGGTAGGTTCGCCCCCACTGGTCCGCCCGTCGTGAGGAGCCCCGTGTCCGGCATCCACGGGATCGTGCCCGCGCCGCTCGTCGTCCAGCCGTCGACCCAGGCGCCGTTCGTCATCACCCGCTCGACCGTCGTCGTCGTCGACGCCGACGAGGCGCTGCTCCCGCTGGCGGTGCTGACCGCCGACCTGCTCGGCCGCGTGAGCGGGCGAGCCGTCGAGGTGCGTCGTGCCGAGCCGGACACGGCCGGGGTGGTCCTGATGCGGCTCGTCGACGACCTGCCGCCGGGCACGGAGGCGTACCGCGTGGTCGTGGGGACCGGCCGTGTCCGGCTCGAGGCGCGGTCCACCGACGGGCTCGTGCACGCGGTCGTCACGCTGCGCCAGCTGCTGCGTGAACGCCCCGACGGCGGCATCGAGGTGGCCGCCGTGCGGGTCGAGGACGCCCCGCGCTATGCGTGGCGCGGTCTGTCGCTCGACGTGGCACGCCACTTCGTCAGCGTGCCGGACCTCAAGGTCGTCATCGGCCTGATGGCGCACTACAAGCTCAACGTGCTGCACCTGCACCTGACCGACGACCAGGCGTGGCGCCTGGACATGCCGTCACGGCCGGAGCTGGTGCGCCGGGCCAGCGCGCACTCGGTGGGAGGCGACGCGGGTGGGTACTACTCGGGCGCCGACTGGGACGAGATCCTCGCGTTCGCCCGGGCGCGGGCGATCCGCGTCGTCCCCGAGATCGACGTCCCGGGCCACGTGAACGCCGCGCTGCACGCGTACGGCGAGCTCAACCCGGACGGGCAGCCCGCCGACGAGTACCTCGGGATCGACGTGGGCTTCTCCCGCCTGCACGACGACCTACCCGCGACGCACGCGTTCCTCGCCGACGTCTTCGGCGACCTGGCCGAGATGACCCCCGGCCGGCACGTCCACATCGGCGGGGACGAGGTCCTGGCGATGGGTCCCGACGAGTACGCGCGGCTCGTGCGGACCGCCGCGGCCGCCGTCACGGCGCACGGCAAGCGGGTCGTCGCGTGGCAGGAGGCCGCGTCGGTGCCGGACCTGCCGGCCGGGACCGTCGTGCAGTACTGGGACACGCGTGTGGACGCCGCGCCGCTCGTCGCCGCGGCCCACGCCGGAGCCCGGGTGCTGCTGTCGCCGGCGCCGAAGGTCTACCTCGACATGCGGTACGAGGCGGGCGTCGGGCTGGGACAGGAGTGGGCCGGGACGGTCGAGCTGCGCGACGCGTACGAGTGGGCGCCCGCGTCCCTCGTCGCGGACCTGCCACCCGAGGCCGTCGTGGGTGTGGAGGCCGCGGTGTGGACCGAGACGCTGCGCACGCTGGACGACCTGACCACGATGCTGCTGCCACGGCTCGCGGCCGTCGCGGAGGTCGCGTGGAGCGAGCCCGCCCGTCGCGACTTCGACGACTTCACGCGACGGCTGCGCCACCACGGCCGGCACTGGGACCGGATCGGCCTCGCGTGGCACCGCACCCCGCAGGGACGCTGGGACGGGTGAGACCGGCGCGCCGGCCGGCCCCACGTCAGATCCAGGTGGGCAGCCACATCCGCAGGTGCCACTGGTCGTACGGGATGACGAACCCGACCCACACCGGGTAGAAGAACAGCCCGACGGCCACGACGAGCGCCACGAACACCCCGACGGCGGCGACCGTCCAACGTCGGGCCCTGCGGTCACGGGCGGTCCCGTCGTCGCCCACCGCCGGCCCGACGAGCAGCCCGAGGACGTACACCAGCGTCAGCACCACCCAC
This window harbors:
- a CDS encoding 5-formyltetrahydrofolate cyclo-ligase, whose amino-acid sequence is MSAVAQPPWHDHADATAHRARPRHPAEEKDQLRRQVRARRSQRSARRRTEVALRLAEVVLTIPEVTAARCVSIYASRPSEPGTGPLIEALAERGVRLLLPVLGTGLQRDWAEYAGADDMRERAPGRPPEPSGAPLGSAGLADADVVLVPALAVDTHGGRLGQGGGWYDRVLAHVRPGAPVIALVHEDEVLDEVPREEHDVPVTGVATPDGWRRFEPAAPPGA
- a CDS encoding molybdopterin molybdotransferase MoeA, with amino-acid sequence MRSVQDHLAAVLAAAVPVPPLDVVLHDAAGCILAADVVAPVDVPAVPVAARDGYAVAAHDTTGGPHRQELPVAHDLHAGSAAGLRHVPGTAVRVASGAPLPLGADAVVPVEETDRGQARVAFQRPARPGQHVRRAGDDVRAGGVVLTAGTRLGARQIALAAAMGRGRLPVHPTPRVVLLSVGDELVEPTTAARPGTVFEVDGHALETAVRDAGATPVRVGAVPDDHAALRETLEDQLVRADLVVLTGGLSELAHDTVKDVLAPLGTVRLDHVAMTPGARQGFGTVGALGLDLTDGDGRTVPLFALQGHPVAAQVSFEVFVRPALRAMAGRTELFRPSVTAVATEGWVSPAGLRQFVPASVLGSPDEGYRATPVGDPSAPSITALAHANALAVVGERDLAVHPGDVVHCLVLEG
- a CDS encoding UTP--glucose-1-phosphate uridylyltransferase, producing MNGLALAQQKMRDADVAATAVDVFTRFYGLLESGSTGLVPEVDVDPLTDVPRLDDLQVDDAAAAEALARTAVVKLNGGLGTSMGMDRAKSLLPVRGGRTFLDVIADQVLAARAATGARLPLVLMNSFRTRDDSLAALAVYPQLAVDGVPLDFLQNRVPKLLVDGLTPVTWQADPTLEWCPPGHGDLYTALYASGVLDALLAAGFRYASVSNSDNLGATPDARVAGWFAASGAPFAAEVALRTPADRKGGHLVVRRADGRIVLRESAQTAPEDAQAAADIATHRYFNTNNLWLDLEALAAELARTGGVLDLPLIRNEKNVDPTDRTSPRVVQVESAMGAAIEVFDGAAVLEVGRERFLPVKTTNDLLVLRSDVYDEDDAHRLVAVVDAPFVDLDPAHYALVGDFDARVPHVPSLRGATSLTVRGAWTFGQGVHVVGDAELGGDGGAVPDGATLEARGARV
- a CDS encoding GNAT family N-acetyltransferase, yielding MAVGWPVQLVDGDVRLRPLRRRDADAWMTLRGRNLGWLEPWDATSPEPVRGPRPSFGQFVRALSAQAREGSALPFAIQRADRLVGQLTVSSIQYGSLRSAAIGYWVSQDVAGQGITPTAVALATDHCFGVLGLHRIEVNIRPENAPSLRVVEKLGFRDEGLRVRYLHIQGRWCDHRTFALTVEDVPEGLVERWHRRRATA
- a CDS encoding GlsB/YeaQ/YmgE family stress response membrane protein, translated to MGIGGIISAIVVGAIIGALGRLFVRGRQKISIIATILIGIVAALIGTWIASLAGWDETSGPDVLEVVIQIVLAALFVALYAGWAGKRR
- a CDS encoding family 20 glycosylhydrolase gives rise to the protein MSGIHGIVPAPLVVQPSTQAPFVITRSTVVVVDADEALLPLAVLTADLLGRVSGRAVEVRRAEPDTAGVVLMRLVDDLPPGTEAYRVVVGTGRVRLEARSTDGLVHAVVTLRQLLRERPDGGIEVAAVRVEDAPRYAWRGLSLDVARHFVSVPDLKVVIGLMAHYKLNVLHLHLTDDQAWRLDMPSRPELVRRASAHSVGGDAGGYYSGADWDEILAFARARAIRVVPEIDVPGHVNAALHAYGELNPDGQPADEYLGIDVGFSRLHDDLPATHAFLADVFGDLAEMTPGRHVHIGGDEVLAMGPDEYARLVRTAAAAVTAHGKRVVAWQEAASVPDLPAGTVVQYWDTRVDAAPLVAAAHAGARVLLSPAPKVYLDMRYEAGVGLGQEWAGTVELRDAYEWAPASLVADLPPEAVVGVEAAVWTETLRTLDDLTTMLLPRLAAVAEVAWSEPARRDFDDFTRRLRHHGRHWDRIGLAWHRTPQGRWDG